In Lactuca sativa cultivar Salinas chromosome 5, Lsat_Salinas_v11, whole genome shotgun sequence, the DNA window atatgttggaagtagatatgaatcaagactgttatGTGTTGGTTGTAGATGTTTAAGATGTTGGACATTGCAaagtgttgctacaacactcatgagtgctcataagttatgagtattggattcaaaccaCACTCActggtattacttcatggaattgatctcgagtgatcatgagacggtaatatcatataagtattcAAATCTAGAGATATTACTTGTTCCCTATGAGtttgttatacattgattgtacaaaaacgcattgctaactcgatgttataaaacgtgccttgtgtatgattcaacaagtagtagaacaagcatatgagtcaaagtttatctattccttcttggattagaagcgatatctgggcccctcgatgattttgtgttgacccatgtaccgggcccggtcataactaagttgatgtgttcaattaagttctatgtcaaacaaatcggaaatcaagaaacaaattgttggacaataagtaagacattgttccatgtatttgtccggatgatatctacaacaaaggattatatgatcacttatcttaaatggtgtatcataatcatctcagttccgcgagaccttgaaagagctacgattggtgatcggttcctgaagtcattcttgtagctatagttattagacttatccaagtgggagactattggattaggtgtctaagttcataactatttctggaatgtacttgacccgattagcatggtccatttgggttgcatggcattgcaacactttaatagactaaatgagagaaaggacagtcaaggattattaatatattataagttctaatatattaataatattatttaattattattgatcaaagaattaatttggaattaattaagtgaccaaaaacagactgattaaatatatggggttgattgtgtaaataatatattcttatatagtgggctgaTGATCCATTatttgtatggattgggctaaaacccataaggtgctccatggataatccatggaggttacaaacccatggatcatggaatatgaaaagccatgacaattagggtttacatggtgtaactttacttgtgccacaactatataagaAGCTCCAAGGCAAGCAAAATCGACTACTAATTGAAGAACAAGAGGGCTATCCGATTTTGAtgtgttagtgaacttctctcaagtctaTTCTAAgatttgtagtgttgtgtgagacgtttgaggcatcacacttgaggtgctatgCTCAAAATGTTCTCAAGAAATCCAAACTACAAAAgctatgttcttcttctagcatttatgtttaaaagttccccatggtatgctagattggttaagaaccttggaaaatcaattttgcatgtatcatagtaaaacatagatccaaggtttctagggttgcatgtacaccttaggagtgttagaatgctcaaaaccctacaatgAGTTAGTCATGCATTGATGGcacaaaaacgcatcagtaacttgatgttataaaacgtgtcattgtgcatgatttaatgagtagttagtacaaacatataatgtcggagtttatatgttccttttatcctaatagGATTAAATGCGATaacttgggcccctcgatgattttttttgacttatgtgtcgggcctggtcagaactaaactgattagttaaattatgttttatgtcaaacaaataggaaatcgagaaacaaactattggacaataagtatgacattgttccatgtatttgtccagctgatatcttgaaaatagaggagtatatgatcccttatctaaaggatactTCACTGATTgggtcagagttgacaacggcttttggaaTCTTAAgattgctaagtcggatcctgaagttACATAGGctgctatagttattagacttatccaagtgggagattgttggatttggtgtctaagcccataactataactcaTATGTACTtgcccgatagtagcatggtccttttgggatgccttcaccagtgaaatttgataggatggttttatgagaataaggttatttacgatttattaatatattataagtataatatattaatatggttatttaattagtattgtccaagaattaatttggaattaattttgtggtcaaaagagactaattaaatatggagggATTGATTATGCAAATcaataatacttatagtttgggcaaagggatccatgattatgtaagtgagctaaaccaataatataacccatggatagtccatggaggttaaaaccatTAATcataggaatgtggaaagtcatggatcattagggtttgcaaagtgtaaccctagcacttgCCACAACTATAAATAGCCCCCTACATGCACCAAAATCGGTTGCACCTTCAAAAGAgtcaagtaacttattctcttagaacctcctcttgcatattggtgtttgtgaaacattagaggcatcacacttgaggtgatcAAGTttccaaaggtcaagaactctaccttactcaagaggtatgtatcctaactatgttttgattatatagcatcaattgtatgctagctagggtgaatgctttgtatccaaagcatttagggttgcatgtgcacttaggaagtgttatagtgctcaaaaccaaaCATGCTCACTCatggaccaattttccaaattgcgcCCAAATACCTTTGTGGACCTTCACCAAGCGAACCTAGCATAAGCATCAACCCAAAAACCTGATGGACCAACAAGGCCCTAATCATCTAAGCCCAAACATGGTGTAACACCATAAAATTCgagcaaatttaaaactttttaaatcatttgaaaccattcaattattacaatttgttttcaaaatagtttatacatcagagttcccaCAAATCATATTcgtcaattgaggaagtgtatggtCACACCTTCGCCTGCCCGCGGCCATCcgttgaacctgaaacaataagttgaaactgtaagcccggaagcttatgagttacccccaaaatacccatacacataaccatatacatacaacaacgaacaacatactatggtccagtcaaccatcgggttggaatacccctggccctctATCATCGGCTTGGAATGCCAACAGACCgtaacacatatacaaataatcaGCATGTACTAGGTCCATAattttacagactggattacctcTGGGCCCGCAATGTGAGTTTGGATTGCCTtccgggcccacaactcacatctggattgccatcgTGTCCATAATACGAGTcttcctcagctcatatctggaatgcacccgagcccatagtacgagtctcccttagctcgtatctggaatgctctcggatttgttggttaccgcacggagcagtttcACCtaaacccatcccacataatatgtcgacatataacacaactaataCGCATACAGTTAATCACATCATACTAcaagtagtcctacagatctacctaactggcataacaactagcatgcaGACAGTCAGACCAgctataggtcactaagcataaccacatcagatctaccaggataccgatctaacagatcatactagcatatcaccatcctatctaccaaggtgtcgagctaacatatcacaatagtaactatctcaaataacaaagcaaagggccggccttggtgccttagacccttgagtataataaggataactcaccttgcaatgctGGACGGAACCACGAAATCATGCTCCCGAAATACCgccccaaactccaacacctataaccatcaaTGATCCAATTCATAAATATCCGCTTACCAATTACTCTcaaaagtcaaattggtcaacccttggttcgAGGTCAAAGCCAactgtcaaggtcaacagtccatgttgacctcaactcgtcgagtaccctcagctactcgctgagttccttgcataacttgccaactcgccgagtcaccatgccactcgtcgagtgcatggCAATCTTCAtcaaacttgccgagttgttcatccaactcatcgagttcatgaccatcttcatatgactcgccgagtctaccatgcgactcgtcgagtcccttcagttcttcatccatacagatgctttttaagccatgccaaggTTCCATactatagatccaagcttctaaggcatgcttatcacgtaaagttgcaaactttacgtgcatgaaaGGTTCTAATGACTCAAGATGGCAAAAccaagcttgaaatggggttttacacGTAAGGAGGGGTTCATGCTTGCCAAAGCTGATAGCTTTATGGACTTATATAtcaaagagagttcagatctgaagttacaacttcagatctaagctcatacccaagaatagcttcaTAACCAAGCCAAGAAGCCCTAACTTCATCCAAAGAGGTCTAGAAAGGAATGAGGCCAAGATCATgaattgatacctcaaatgaagcTAGATGAGATAGACTTCATACCCACAAACATTCTTGCTTCCAACTTGTTGATCTTCAAGCTTCTTGCATCAAGGTCTTCTTTCCAACCTTGAAATTTACACTAATATggagcacacacacgaattagggtttctggactctcaTGAGTCTGCAAAGGaactaagggaggctaatgatcccttaaatagggtgccaaaccccggaaattaaggtttcaccctccaactccgactcgtcgagtcattcttccgactcgacgagttggtcacttaaatatGTGGCCCAAacccactgctactcgacgagtcaggcaaccaactcgtcgagtagatattgaattcatgagaattcatAACCATAAATTGATTTTCGAGAGTTGGGGCATTACACATGGTCCAAACCGAAGATCCAAACGTCCAAAGCCCAactgactgagtacgcggggtgtactcatcatgtacacacaacatacttgcTTTAGGGCTTATACGCTAAGTGTACCtgcttgtatgcccaacgtactcctctatTTGGTCCACTTGCACTCTCTAtatcttaatcgattaagacccACTCCAAAACTTAGATATGACATCCTTGAGGTGgtttaccatgtaaagttgccaactttacttgcatgcatggcttaatgaagctcttaaagctcaaaaggacttaataaatgacttaatgcatgcaagagaccataaacaccataaagtttgcacctttaagcttAAGGAGCTCTTCAAACATCCAAATCTACAAGATTTAGCTTCTAAAACGAACTTAACCCATCAAGACCAACCAAAAAGGGACAAAGAAGCATATAACCATAACATGAAGAGATATAAACAAATAGTAGctaaggtatgaactttatacctcagtaGACTTGCAAAAGGAGTGATGATTCTAGATCTATAAGCTTCACACTAAGCAATGCACCTTCAATCTTCTTCTATCCCTTCAAAATAAGGAAAATAAGCACCAACTTCTTCTCAAGAGCTCAAAGACACAAAATGATGGATAAGagtcgaaatctagggtttaggaggtaTGGAGGTTGGTAAAGAGGTCAGCCCTAATGACTTAAGAAGTTTATATAGGGTgtaacaccctaaaattagggtttcattaaaacctcgcacgcccaacgtaatcttgtacgctcaacgtacgagGCCTCGGTCCCACGATCAATCCcacttagtacgctaagcgtaccatgtggtacgcccagcgtactaaccCCAAGGACTAATGTAACACCATAAAATTTGagcaaattttaaactttttaaatcatttgaaaccattcaattattacaatttgttttcaaaatagtttatacatcagagttcccagaaatcataatcgtcaatcgaggaagtgtacggtcacgccttcgcctaccCGCGGCCATtcgctgaacctgaaacaataaactgaaactgtaagcccgaaagcttagtgagttacccccaaaacaCCTATACACACAACCATACACATACAGTAatgaacaacatactatgggtccaatcaaccatcgggttggaatacccctggccctcaacgatcgagttggaatgccaacatattgtaacacatatacaaataatcagcatgtactgggtccacaattttacagactggattacccctgggcccacaTTGTGAGTCTCGATTGCCTTCCGAGCCCACAACTCACATATGGATTGCCATCgtgcccacagtacgagtctccatCAGCTCATAGCTGGAATGCTCCCAAGCcatagtacgagtctcccttagatcttgaattcatgagaattcataaccataaattggtattcgagaatcggggtgttacacaTGGTCCAAACCGAAGATCCAAATGTCCAAAGCCCAactgactgagtacgcggggcgtactcagcacgtacgcgcaacgtacttgCTTTAGGGCTTATATGCTAAGTGTACCTGCttgtatgcccaatgtacttCTCTATTTGGTCGACTTGCATTTTCCAtatcttaatcgattaagacccactccaaaacttagatctaacatcctTGAGGTGgtttaccatgtaaagttgccaactttatttgCATGCATGACTTAATCAACCTCGGGCTGGAATGCCAGACATATCTACGACGGGTCCAGTCATCcataggatggaataccctcgcatCTAACACATGTTTGGCCCAGTtaaccctcgggttggaataccaaaatatcaggtccaatcaatcatagggtccggtcattcgtaggatggaataccctagattggaatacctctATGAACATAACTCGGGTCTACTCATACTTGAGATCCAAGGATCTATCCTTGCGTCTCATGTACCATTCCCTGATTCGTCACAACCGAGTGCAACTCCCCCGAATCTTCAACAATACATCCAATCCGAACACGCTCCTACAACAGACATAACCAACACAATCTCTATGCCCACAacctatgactggaatacccttACGTGGTCCTCATCATAGGTTTGAATTGCAtctgagcccacaacatgagtctggtatgccctccctggccctcagctcatgactggaatgctcccgatgaCCGACCGACATTACCGTCGTCACTTCAGTTGCCAAACACTCCGACCCTACGGATATCCACTTTCCTCCGCCACTCGAAGGGCCTAATCGACACTCCTGTCATCAACGAGCAACATAATGATACAAAAACTACTACCACACATGAATCCCAAGTCATAAACTCACTTCAACTCTTCCTGCTACTATATGATGTTTCTCAAGCGAAGTCGAACCTCCTTGGTCCCAACTTGTCTCCCCACAACCCGAACATCGGACACCTCACCGATTACcgaaccaaaacacacacacaaacgacAGTCCCAAGTGTCTTCCCGAGAAGAAACCAACTGGATGGACCTGCTTCCACGCCCTGCCACCAACTCTTGCCAACATAATGAATGTTACATGACCCACGTCAGCCTTACATCCTACATGGTCTTTAGTGACCCATCTTCTCCTTACATTAGACACACTATGGCTCTATCACAGATGAAACCAACCCAAGACACATCACAATAACTCAAACCGTCATCGACATACCTACCACTACCGGCCAACCAGCACGACACTCATATCTAACCCATTTCACCCCCTTCGGTTTAGGATTCCAACATGTCTAATCAATTCAACTATCGAGTCAAAATtctcagggtttgttggcctaccgcctcaaccctactGCTCCCTttgagcctccgtgcctacgacttacagtcggcccgcaccgggtatcttAGCCTACTGCATAGAGCAGGACCATCTCAACTCTATCCAAATGCCATAGGCGATCATGATAAAGATCTAACCCGGTTCCCAGAACCTGAATGACAAGATATTCTAATCCCAAACCTTCCCAAAACTGACTAATACCCATTCGGATCCACCTCCAGTCCCTAACTGGAGTATTACCCGATCCAAGAAGATAAAACCTCGAAGACACTCTGAACCGCTGGGATCACCAAGATCCTTAGCGCTCTATATGATCTCTAACAACAACTTTCGGTTCTCATGTGGCGTTAATGGCTCATAGTTGTGTTGACagatagggatgtcaacgggggcaaacgggacggggaGTGCATCCCCCGCCCTCGCTCCCGAAATTTCTCCGTTCACCcatccccaccccccccccccccccccgaaatgtTTAGCCTTCCAACCCCCGCCACTTCCCCCGAATCCCCTTTATTACCCCCGCCCCCGTTCCCCCGCCTCCGATTGGTTTTAGGTTGACtttttttgggctaaaagaagatatttttaggtaacaaataataatttatagcataattttacatattaaaaataaaaaagttatggtattttaaaaacattatactaacaacttaaaaacatgttttttgatgaattttggaagctcaaaataatgttattttttattatatttatataattaatatatgtaaatatatgtgtaatttattaacgggATCCCCATGGGGGTTTCGCGACGGGATTGCCcaccccgcccccgcccccgaaattaaaacgaGGGTTAACTTTGCCCCCGcccctgatttttttttttaaaatccccCCAAACGGGACGAGGTTCCCACGGGAACGTGGTCCCacgagactttttgacatccctattgACAGATGAAGGTCCGGTTGTGATGGTTCGATCCCATAGATGGCAGCAGACGGCAGTCGCGGAAGAAAACAAGCAAGCAGGTCGAGAGGAAAAAACAAGCAGCAAGGGTGATCACGTTTGGTGATTAGAAGAAAGAAGCAACAGAAACTTGTCATATGTTAGCATGCAAGAAAGAAGAAGCAAGCATCAAAGAGCGATCACCTTTGAATGAGAAAGAACGAAATGAAGCAAGACCCGAGCAACCAAGAGAGAAAGCAAAAAGTTGCAGCACAGACCGTCTCCGGAAAAACTTATAAATGGCAAGAAGACCGAAGGAGACAAACGGGACCGTTGGTTTGCTTGAGAAAGAGGTTCTCAAGAGACTGAGTGCCTAATTCTAtgacaaaaataaaaaagtttgGTAGAACAGTTTAGATTAAGAGGGAGAATGTTAGTATTAATCCAAACCAAGTCAAAATCATGTGATAGTCTTTGGgatattttagtttttttgtgtTTGATTTAGTGAAAAGCCATGAATGACACTAACTTGATTAGTAGATAGAAGTTCTAACCGTTTTAAGGTAGTTTTAGctatttatttgtatcacagcaGATCATATTGTTTTGCTTTATTCTTTTTCTCTTGTATACAGTAACAACACAGCACTACAGCAGATCATATTGTTTTGCTTTatcctttttttttaatataattttgaCGTGTTCAAAAGAAAATTAATGGTTAATGCTTCCACAAAGCACAACGGAATATAAATTATAGTTAATATTCTACAGCAATCTTGCAAACCTAAATCAATAACAAATTACCTTGCTGAATTTGTAAATAGATTGAACGACCCAATCATCAAGTTAACAACTTGACATAATGATGTCCAACAAAAGGTTCACACCCTTTCAAGTTATCAAATAAAATGTGTGACCCGGATAACAATTTCAATGTACATACATTCTGCAAAATACTAACACTCTGGTCAGTTGATTCTAACAGTTTTACTGAAGCGTATGTAAACCCTAAATAAAATACAGATTCTAGTCACTGAATTAGAGGTATCAAAGACAAATGTCATGTATTGCATAAGCATATAATCATACAGAAAAGATGAATTGGAATATTGGATAAATGATATTGTATTAATAGCTTCAATTACAGGTAATACCACATCCGATTACAGATAACAAATCAATGAAAACCTCGATGCCAAACAAGAACCCTGGAAAGTAGAAACGTAAAATTCTCTTAACCGCCAAATCCGTAGAGAGTACGGCCTTGGCGCttcaaagcataaacaacatccaTGGCGGTGACTGTTTTCCGGCGAGCATGTTCGGTGTATGTGACGGCGTCACGGATGACGTTCTCAAGAAAGATCTTCAAAACTCCACGGGTCTCCTCGTAGATTAACCCACTGATACGCTTGACACCTCCTCGTCTGGCCAGACGGCGAATCGCCGGCTTGGTGATGCCTTGGATGTTGTCCCGGAGAACCTTACGATGACGTTTGGCTCCACCCTTTCCCAATCCCTTGCCTCCTTTTCCTCTTCCTGACATGTTTTCTCTCTACTTTTCTTTCGTTAGAAATGAACTTGATTTTTGTTTGTGTTTGCGCTTAAAATGGATTTGAGGATTTATAGAATATTGGGGTTTGAGTTTGAAAGGAAGTATGTATTCGTCCGTTGGATTAGATTAAATAGGAGGCATAGATAGCCGCAGGATTATAATCTGTGTGATGATAAATAAGACGCTTTGATTGGTTCATTTTAACAGTGTTGGATCCAGGTTAGGATAGTAGTCCGGGTCAAGTATTGCGAATAGCGTTAAATTaactgtatatgtaatttatagaGAAAAATGAAATCTAATCATTTTTAATTACTATTTTCttaaatagtttaaaaaaaatgtgtataaatacataaaactaacatacaaaattattattttttaaaataacatattAGTTTAATTAACTGATTAATTAGATTGTTTTATTCGTGTTTAAACACATTTATTTATCATATAAGATGTATTATATACATATTAGTTCTCATCCAGTTGACTCGGAAAGCAAGGTTTGACCGAGAAACAAGTTGGGAGATGGCTGATTCAGAAAGAAAGCAAGGCTTTCCAATAGTACCTTTGGTTTTGATAAAAATTAACAGCTAATGAAGGTTACAGGAATAGAATTTGGGTCTCCTTTGTAGAAATAATGGTGTTTACCAACAAGCTAAAGAGCTTTTTGTGTTTTATCTCTAAAATGATATATTTAATGTTTATTATGCTAGAAGCTTTTGTATACATTATTatcattatgattattattattattgtaattgttgttgttattattgttattattatcatCATATTGCATAGAAACGCGTAGAGCatcggggtaaaatggtcattttgcaccagtcagcacattcagtcagattttcaatcaaacaacatgatttTTTACTCAGACAGACATTTCTCAATCAACACTTTTTCATtcagaaactatcaaacggggcctaaCTTTTTTCTGGTTTTCGATTTGGCCACCGTTGAATTCCAATTTCACTAAATTGCCATGGTTTTGGGTGGATTTTTCACTCTACCCCTTAACATCTTTTTCCACATAACTGGGGTATATTCCTCcattaaaataatacaaaatatTCCTTTAATTCACGTGTGTCTGCTATTAAGCCAACGTCCACTTCGAGGTCAGACCTTCCTCTTTCTTCCAAATTCTTCTTTCTCCTTTCTTTAGCGCCTTCTTCTCGAGGTTTGTATTGTTCCttttttttttgatgtgtttATCTGTTACGTGGTTCTTCTTCTCATAAGTTATGCTGCTCTTTGTTGGGTTTTTCTTTTTCCTCTGTCTTTTCTTTCTATTGTGTCGCTCTCATTGCCTACCTTCGACAAATAGGAGATCTTAGGGAAGCAACTCAAACGAGACTACAAGAAGGATTTACCATGGAAGAAAGCTCTCATATCACCATCACCATAGAAACTGACAGCCCCACTTCGAAAATCCTCAAGACTATCCTTCAAGACGCTAGAGTCGAAGATCAATCCATGGAGGACAACATCTTTTTTATGCTTGGATCAGTCCATAAAAGGTTTGCAATTATAAACGTACAATGAATGATGCTACCGACAAGTAAATGTTGACGTTATATTTGCGTTGTTCTTATGTTTTTTCGCAGGGAAACCATGTCcaatatcaatatataaataaatacaatATCAGTCCTACTGGACTGTCCTTTACTTACTCCGCTACAGTTTATAACAATAACTACTAATACCAACACCAAGGTAACAATAAATGAAACACAAAAGCTAACGTATACAATTATGTATGTAACCTACAACATAAAGCCACACACACCTAACCACTTATAACATCTAActtcatgaaaaaaaaaactaaaagaaaacacaaaaataaaagcAACTCCAACAAATATAAACCAAAGAATGTACAGTTTTGTAGTGTAGTTGTCCTGCATCTTTTGAGTTATATTGTGCATGTAGACCCCATACCGGAAATGAATGTATGTACAACCCCTTCCCAGTTTTATCAACATTTAACCAATACCCGTCCAATCCAGCGCCAAGGGCGCCACCGGTTCTTGCTAGTTGTCAATAAAATAtactattattttttatttttgaacaacTAAATCATAAAATATCTCTAGAAAAAAATTCTAAAGCTTTACAAGCATGCATACTGTTACAACcataaaacaaattttatgaactcaaaaaataattatttaataatgGCAATAAAATCcatcttaatttttaaagcgaACAAATTTCACCACAAAGCAATTACTATCAGTTTATTTTACTACAACATACAAGTCCCAAGTCAAAAGTCCATTTCATTATAGTTCACAAGAAATCATGATATTT includes these proteins:
- the LOC111878185 gene encoding histone H4, giving the protein MSGRGKGGKGLGKGGAKRHRKVLRDNIQGITKPAIRRLARRGGVKRISGLIYEETRGVLKIFLENVIRDAVTYTEHARRKTVTAMDVVYALKRQGRTLYGFGG